A single genomic interval of Fibrobacter sp. UWB4 harbors:
- the hisA gene encoding phosphoribosylformimino-5-aminoimidazole carboxamide ribotide isomerase → MTKFRPCIDLHDGKVKQIVGSSLSDSGAGLKTNFETDRSSAWFAELYKRDGIKGGHVIMLGKGNESAAKDALSAYPGGLQVGGGINAQNAKEYIDAGASHVIVTSWIFPDGKLDRSRLDELVKTVGKEHLILDLSCKRTGIVNGKPQWKIATNRWQTIIDIEINKETLEDLAKSCDEFLVHAADVEGKQQGMDDELIMFLAENSPIPVTYAGGAKSLEDLIHCKEISNGKVDLTIGSALDLFGGKGVKYDDCVKFNKAQG, encoded by the coding sequence ATGACGAAATTTAGGCCGTGCATTGATTTGCACGATGGCAAGGTAAAGCAGATCGTCGGAAGTTCACTCTCCGATAGCGGAGCGGGGCTCAAGACAAATTTTGAAACAGACAGATCATCCGCATGGTTCGCCGAACTCTACAAAAGAGACGGTATCAAAGGCGGGCATGTGATCATGCTTGGCAAGGGAAACGAGAGCGCAGCAAAGGACGCGCTTTCGGCGTATCCAGGGGGGCTGCAAGTTGGTGGTGGCATCAACGCCCAGAACGCTAAGGAATATATTGACGCAGGCGCTTCGCACGTGATTGTGACGAGCTGGATTTTTCCAGACGGAAAACTCGACCGTTCGCGCCTTGACGAACTAGTAAAGACAGTCGGCAAGGAACACCTGATTCTGGACTTGAGCTGCAAGCGCACAGGCATTGTCAATGGCAAACCGCAATGGAAAATTGCGACTAACCGCTGGCAGACGATTATCGATATCGAAATCAACAAGGAAACGCTTGAAGACCTCGCCAAGAGCTGTGATGAATTCTTGGTTCACGCAGCAGATGTCGAAGGCAAGCAGCAGGGCATGGACGACGAGCTCATCATGTTCCTCGCCGAGAATAGCCCGATTCCTGTGACGTATGCAGGTGGTGCAAAATCGCTTGAAGACTTGATTCATTGCAAAGAAATTTCGAACGGAAAGGTAGACCTCACCATTGGTAGTGCATTAGACTTGTTCGGCGGCAAAGGAGTGAAGTATGACGACTGCGTCAAGTTCAACAAAGCTCAAGGCTAG
- a CDS encoding GDP-mannose 4,6-dehydratase, which translates to MSILVTGGTGSLGYSILSNLSGTNHELYSFSDELPQPWQKVEGVQYLTGDLLDFRDVLEMIQKVSPTHIYHLASQSSVGLSYKKPYETLNINLLGTQTLLEAVRQVVPKAKVLLLSSSEIYGRTEQQLTYLHKETDPPNPLTPYATSKACMEILGNQFRNANGLHIVFARPFHFTGPHHSRRFVIPSIAYQLVKIKYYGAEPVIYSGSLDVSRDVVDVRDVARAAIQILNTAESGEAFNICCGKSYTFRELVEMLVDISGVSVDFRFDPGYDRCNDIPLLIGDPTKIMNLGWKPMICMEDCLSDLFNEMVVRRRVELKMGMGRDLRL; encoded by the coding sequence ATGAGCATATTGGTTACCGGGGGAACGGGATCACTTGGGTACAGTATTCTATCTAACTTAAGCGGCACCAATCACGAGCTGTACAGCTTCAGTGATGAGCTTCCGCAGCCGTGGCAAAAGGTCGAAGGAGTACAGTACCTGACCGGTGATTTGCTGGACTTCAGGGATGTGCTGGAAATGATTCAGAAAGTTTCCCCGACGCACATTTACCATTTGGCAAGCCAGTCCTCTGTGGGACTTAGCTACAAGAAGCCTTATGAAACGCTCAACATCAACTTGTTGGGTACGCAGACGCTTCTCGAAGCGGTTCGACAGGTTGTGCCGAAGGCAAAAGTCTTGCTCCTCAGCAGTAGCGAAATCTACGGCAGAACGGAACAGCAGTTGACTTACCTGCACAAGGAAACGGACCCTCCTAACCCGCTTACTCCGTATGCCACATCCAAGGCATGCATGGAAATTCTCGGGAACCAGTTCCGCAACGCAAACGGTTTGCATATTGTATTTGCCCGCCCATTCCATTTTACGGGTCCGCATCACAGCCGCCGCTTTGTAATCCCTTCCATAGCCTACCAGCTAGTGAAGATAAAGTATTACGGTGCTGAACCGGTCATTTATTCGGGAAGCCTCGACGTAAGCCGTGACGTAGTTGACGTCCGTGACGTTGCCCGCGCCGCCATCCAGATTTTGAATACCGCCGAATCCGGCGAAGCATTCAACATCTGCTGCGGAAAGTCTTACACGTTCCGCGAGCTCGTGGAAATGCTCGTGGACATCTCCGGCGTGAGCGTGGACTTCCGTTTTGACCCGGGTTACGACCGCTGCAACGACATTCCGCTCTTGATTGGCGACCCCACCAAGATCATGAATCTCGGCTGGAAGCCCATGATCTGCATGGAAGACTGCCTCTCGGACTTGTTCAACGAAATGGTGGTCCGCCGCCGCGTGGAACTCAAGATGGGCATGGGCCGCGACCTTAGACTGTAA
- the aroB gene encoding 3-dehydroquinate synthase, with protein MKKHLYFTGFMASGKSRTGRALADRLGRPFVDTDNVIVERAGKSINEIFEQEGEAAFRKMERDVIAEIAQSEKPLVVSLGGGALTQAENLKVIRENGTIIRLWAKPEVLSERIGRKNTRPLLANLSDEERLEKIKQMLKDREKNYANADFSVESSNDYSETHVTERIMHMLKFWESHALDVHPSEGGRYPIFIGKNIVPDAAIMLEGLRLAPTYEFLICTDTTIAKEQNTKLSELRGQAGRCPIFKFQAGEGHKTLHNLNQLYSFMLHRGYTRKSCLLQFSGGVVGDMAGFGAATYQRGIPFVQFPTTLLSMVDSSVGGKVAVNHAEGKNMIGAFYQPKAVVCDISVLNTLPPTEYLAGLAEIVKYGVIYDEEFFTYLENNVEKIKAHDFDVLKHMIFRSCQIKAEVVGIDEKEAGLRAILNYGHTFGHAIEKLTHYELYSHGIAVSLGMRVAARAAVLLGKLSKEDEQRQNKLLDDLGFPKTYNTDVEAAWAAMAVDKKAEKGTRVYILPTKIGKVEKVCNIDKGIIAEAWKAIQASEV; from the coding sequence ATGAAGAAGCATCTCTACTTTACCGGATTCATGGCCAGCGGCAAGAGCCGCACGGGTCGCGCCCTTGCAGACCGCCTCGGACGCCCGTTTGTCGATACAGACAACGTCATTGTGGAACGTGCCGGCAAGTCCATCAACGAAATTTTTGAACAAGAAGGCGAAGCCGCATTCCGCAAGATGGAACGCGACGTGATTGCCGAAATTGCACAGAGCGAAAAGCCTCTCGTTGTATCTCTCGGCGGTGGCGCTCTCACGCAGGCCGAAAACTTGAAGGTCATCCGCGAAAACGGAACGATTATCCGCCTGTGGGCAAAGCCCGAAGTGCTTTCGGAACGCATTGGCCGCAAGAACACGCGCCCGCTCCTCGCGAACCTCTCGGACGAAGAACGCCTCGAAAAGATCAAGCAGATGCTGAAAGACCGCGAAAAGAATTACGCCAATGCGGACTTTAGCGTCGAAAGCTCGAACGACTATTCCGAAACGCACGTCACGGAACGCATCATGCACATGCTCAAGTTCTGGGAAAGCCATGCGCTTGACGTGCACCCAAGCGAAGGCGGTCGCTACCCGATTTTCATCGGCAAGAACATTGTGCCGGATGCGGCCATTATGCTTGAAGGCTTACGCCTTGCCCCGACTTATGAATTCTTGATTTGCACCGACACGACGATTGCCAAGGAACAGAACACGAAGCTTTCGGAACTGCGCGGCCAGGCAGGCCGTTGCCCGATTTTCAAGTTCCAGGCCGGCGAAGGCCACAAGACGCTCCACAACTTAAACCAGCTTTACAGCTTTATGCTGCACCGCGGTTATACCCGCAAGAGCTGCCTTTTGCAGTTCAGCGGCGGTGTCGTAGGTGACATGGCTGGCTTTGGCGCCGCCACGTACCAGCGCGGCATTCCGTTTGTGCAGTTCCCGACAACACTCTTGTCGATGGTCGACAGTTCCGTTGGCGGCAAGGTTGCCGTGAACCATGCCGAAGGCAAGAACATGATTGGCGCATTCTACCAGCCGAAAGCAGTTGTGTGCGACATTTCTGTGCTGAACACGCTCCCCCCAACCGAATACCTTGCGGGCCTTGCCGAAATCGTCAAGTACGGCGTGATTTACGATGAAGAATTTTTCACCTACCTTGAAAACAACGTCGAAAAGATCAAGGCTCACGACTTTGACGTGTTGAAGCACATGATTTTCCGCAGCTGCCAAATCAAGGCCGAAGTGGTCGGCATCGACGAGAAGGAAGCTGGCCTCCGCGCTATCCTCAATTACGGTCACACTTTCGGTCATGCCATTGAAAAGCTCACGCATTACGAGCTTTACAGCCACGGTATCGCCGTTTCTCTGGGCATGCGAGTGGCCGCACGCGCCGCAGTGCTCCTCGGGAAGCTTTCGAAAGAAGACGAACAGCGTCAAAACAAGTTGCTCGATGATCTCGGATTCCCGAAGACGTACAACACGGATGTCGAAGCGGCATGGGCTGCGATGGCGGTTGACAAGAAAGCAGAAAAAGGCACTAGAGTTTATATTTTGCCTACAAAGATCGGAAAGGTCGAAAAAGTTTGTAATATTGATAAGGGTATTATTGCAGAAGCCTGGAAAGCCATCCAGGCGAGTGAGGTTTAG